One stretch of Deinobacterium chartae DNA includes these proteins:
- the rpe gene encoding ribulose-phosphate 3-epimerase — protein MRNVTKLAPSILSADFTRLGDQLRAAEEGGADWIHVDVMDGAFVPNITLGPLVVEACRRTTSLPLDVHLMIERPERYLEDFVRAGASILTVHAEATVHLHRAVTRVRELGARAGVVLNPGTSLEALRPVLEDANVVLIMSVNPGFGGQRFIPQSLERVRTVRRWLDELGSGAELEVDGGVNAGNARSLVEAGATVLVAGSAVYNAHPVADNLAALRRAAQGGTL, from the coding sequence ATCAGGAACGTGACCAAACTCGCGCCCAGTATTCTCTCCGCCGACTTTACCCGTCTCGGCGACCAGCTTCGTGCCGCCGAGGAAGGCGGGGCGGACTGGATCCACGTGGACGTGATGGACGGTGCCTTCGTTCCCAACATCACCCTGGGTCCGCTGGTGGTCGAGGCCTGCCGCCGCACCACCTCGCTCCCGCTCGACGTCCACCTGATGATCGAACGGCCCGAGCGCTACCTCGAGGACTTCGTCCGTGCCGGAGCCAGCATCCTGACCGTACACGCCGAGGCCACCGTGCACCTGCACCGCGCCGTGACGCGCGTGCGCGAGCTCGGCGCGCGGGCCGGGGTGGTCCTCAACCCCGGCACCTCGCTCGAGGCCCTCCGCCCGGTTCTGGAAGACGCCAATGTGGTGCTGATCATGAGCGTCAACCCCGGCTTCGGCGGACAGCGCTTTATTCCGCAGAGCCTCGAGCGGGTGCGCACCGTGCGCCGCTGGCTGGATGAGCTGGGCTCTGGCGCCGAACTCGAGGTGGACGGCGGCGTGAACGCCGGAAACGCCCGCAGCCTGGTCGAGGCCGGAGCCACCGTCTTGGTCGCCGGAAGCGCGGTGTACAACGCCCACCCCGTCGCCGACAACCTGGCCGCGCTGCGGCGCGCCGCCCAGGGCGGGACCCTGTGA
- a CDS encoding DUF1648 domain-containing protein, producing MTTPSLKNSGFLSREWPALLILAFAFAVALWAWPNTPERIPVHWGLDGQPDRYGSRFEGLLALPVIAGVIYVAVLLLERKEAARVRGVGSALYSVRLGVVLMLCLISVSGPLGWSMMRSAVIGAGLLFMLIGNVMGKVGPNRHTGPRLVWTFASDRAWYATSRRGAVLLVLSGALILLAGLLLPQAALIPWVLPLGMIVLLLAQAVYLNRYARQVWSEDPERRPVSRPS from the coding sequence ATGACCACCCCCTCCCTCAAAAACTCCGGCTTCCTCTCCCGCGAGTGGCCCGCCCTGCTGATCCTCGCCTTCGCCTTCGCGGTCGCCCTGTGGGCCTGGCCGAACACCCCCGAGCGCATCCCGGTTCACTGGGGCCTCGACGGACAGCCGGACCGCTACGGCAGCCGCTTCGAGGGCCTGCTGGCCCTGCCGGTCATAGCGGGCGTGATCTACGTCGCCGTGCTGCTGCTCGAGCGCAAGGAAGCCGCCAGGGTACGCGGCGTGGGAAGCGCGCTGTACAGCGTCCGGCTGGGTGTGGTGCTGATGCTGTGCCTGATCAGCGTCTCCGGGCCGCTGGGCTGGTCGATGATGCGCTCGGCCGTGATCGGTGCCGGACTGCTGTTCATGCTGATCGGCAACGTCATGGGCAAGGTGGGCCCCAACCGTCACACCGGCCCGCGGCTGGTCTGGACTTTTGCCTCGGACCGTGCGTGGTATGCGACCAGCCGCCGTGGCGCGGTGCTGCTGGTGCTCAGCGGTGCGCTGATCCTGCTGGCCGGCCTGCTGCTGCCCCAGGCCGCGCTGATTCCCTGGGTGCTGCCGCTGGGCATGATCGTGCTGCTGCTCGCTCAAGCCGTCTACCTCAACCGTTACGCCCGGCAGGTCTGGAGCGAGGATCCCGAGCGCCGTCCGGTGAGTCGCCCGAGCTGA
- a CDS encoding autorepressor SdpR family transcription factor, whose product MNEVFKALSDPTRREILRALRAGERSAGELAEMFPLTKSTLSGHFAVLKAADLVVTEKRGTSVIYRLNTSVFEEVLSSLFDLFGGSPETQEKPS is encoded by the coding sequence GTGAACGAAGTCTTCAAAGCCCTCTCCGATCCGACCCGCCGGGAGATCCTGCGCGCCCTGCGGGCCGGGGAACGCTCGGCCGGAGAGCTGGCCGAGATGTTCCCCCTGACCAAAAGCACCCTGTCCGGACACTTCGCGGTCCTCAAGGCCGCCGATCTGGTCGTCACCGAAAAACGCGGTACCAGCGTGATCTACCGCCTGAACACCAGCGTCTTCGAAGAAGTGCTCAGCAGCCTGTTCGACCTGTTCGGTGGCAGTCCCGAAACCCAGGAGAAACCGTCATGA
- a CDS encoding 2-phosphosulfolactate phosphatase has product MKLRVDLLPYGSYSDTVLVVDVLRATTTAAVFLEQGASEVRFTASLEAALEQRGEGIVLAGERGGLPIPDFDLGNSPLEASGLNFTGRTVVMNTTNGTTAAHAAAASGKHVILASLRNAHAAARRARSLAVEEIAIVCAGREGRSGLDDVYTAGVLCEYLLAMGEWTLDDGARIALTVRRQVGDPLEPLAGSAAGESLERVGLGQDVQFCARISESTVVPVLAEHSELGLIFRS; this is encoded by the coding sequence GTGAAGCTGCGCGTGGACCTGCTGCCTTACGGCAGCTACAGCGACACTGTGCTGGTGGTGGACGTGCTGCGCGCCACCACCACCGCCGCGGTGTTCCTCGAGCAGGGGGCCAGCGAGGTGCGCTTCACCGCCTCGCTCGAGGCAGCCCTCGAGCAGCGCGGCGAAGGCATCGTGCTCGCCGGAGAGCGCGGCGGCCTGCCGATCCCCGACTTTGATCTGGGCAACAGCCCCCTCGAGGCCTCGGGCCTGAACTTCACCGGCCGCACGGTGGTCATGAACACCACCAACGGCACCACCGCCGCGCACGCGGCGGCCGCGAGCGGCAAGCACGTGATCCTGGCCTCGCTGCGCAACGCGCACGCCGCCGCGCGCCGTGCCCGCAGCCTCGCGGTCGAGGAGATCGCGATCGTGTGCGCGGGCCGCGAGGGCCGCAGCGGCTTGGACGACGTGTACACCGCCGGAGTGCTGTGCGAGTACCTGCTCGCCATGGGCGAATGGACCCTGGATGACGGCGCGCGCATCGCCCTGACGGTGCGCCGCCAGGTCGGAGACCCGCTCGAGCCCTTGGCCGGCTCGGCCGCCGGTGAGAGCCTCGAGCGGGTGGGGCTGGGCCAGGACGTTCAGTTCTGTGCCCGCATCTCCGAGTCTACGGTGGTGCCGGTGCTGGCCGAGCACAGCGAACTGGGCCTGATTTTCCGCAGCTGA